One genomic window of Maribacter aquivivus includes the following:
- a CDS encoding PAS domain-containing protein, with protein MIDLKDYDNAVIKFRKSLNFTMLPILSWDFYASNYEEIKQTEEDSVALLSLVSANSWNIDTEILDTRLKEDKNVIVVTDAKLNIVFATKNMWNMSQYYPEEIIGKSPKMFQGNMTSKSTLKIISEAVKEKKPFEVTVVNYRKDGSTYKCWIQGQPMFDNKGDVVNFIAFEKEVA; from the coding sequence ATGATAGATTTAAAAGATTACGATAACGCCGTAATCAAGTTTAGAAAGAGCTTAAACTTTACAATGTTACCTATTCTCTCTTGGGATTTTTATGCTTCTAATTATGAAGAAATAAAACAGACCGAAGAAGATTCTGTTGCGCTTTTAAGTTTAGTTTCTGCCAATTCTTGGAATATTGATACCGAGATTCTCGATACTAGATTAAAAGAAGATAAAAATGTTATAGTGGTAACCGATGCCAAATTAAACATTGTTTTTGCTACCAAGAACATGTGGAATATGAGTCAATATTACCCAGAAGAAATTATAGGAAAAAGCCCTAAAATGTTTCAAGGTAACATGACATCAAAATCTACCTTAAAAATTATCTCTGAAGCAGTAAAAGAAAAGAAACCTTTTGAAGTGACTGTAGTCAATTATAGAAAAGACGGATCTACCTATAAATGTTGGATACAAGGGCAACCTATGTTTGACAACAAAGGCGATGTTGTTAATTTTATAGCCTTTGAAAAAGAAGTTGCTTAA
- a CDS encoding efflux RND transporter permease subunit — MFSKFIKRPVLAIVISVIIVFVGLLSIKQLPISQFPDISPTTVNIFIAYPGSSADVLVKSTLIPLETAINGVQDMRYIASDATSAGEGTIRIIFEPGTDPDQAVVRVKTRVDQVMPLLPELVQREGVIITPVQPSMLMYVNLYSDNSDDHELFLYNYAYTKMIPEIQRIDGIASAQILGSRKYAMRVWLKPDRMRAYNVSAEEILEAMEEQSILARPGRIGQSSGKTSQSLEYVLMYQDRFDEPQQYKDIILKATAEGEILKLGDVADVELGSEFFDIYSNLDGKPSASIVLKQTFGSNASDVIEEVKTKLAELKKDLPTGLDYKISYDVSNFLNASIEQVIHTLRDAFILVAIVVFLFLGDWRFTLIPIIAVPVSLIGAFFIMQMFGLSINLITLFALVLAIGIVVDDAIVVVEAVHAKMEETHLGPYEAVKLVVNEIGGAIIAITLVMVSVFIPIAFMSGPVGVFYRQFSITMAGSIVLSAIVALTLTPVLCAMILKNNHGKERKKSLIDKFIDWFNRGFEKLTGRYTKVLNKIVARRVLTFGILGAFCVGIFFTNKTLPAGFIPNEDQGMIYAIIQTPPGSTLERTNDVARKLQKICEETEGLESVSSLAGYEIMTEGRGSNAGTVLINLKSWGDRHHSVHEIMEELEEETKDLGAVIEYFEPPAVPGFGSSGGFSMRLLDKTDGTDYHEFEKINNDFMDALSKRDELTGLFTFYSANYPQYELKINNKIAMQKGVSISKAMENLNILIGSTYEQGFIRFGRFFKVYTQAAPEYRALPSDLEKLFVKNEEGEMVPYSAFMSMEKKLGPNEITRYNLYNSASIRGLPAEGFTSGDAIAAINEVAEQTLPRGFDVAWEGLSYDEAQRGNESIYIFLVVLIFVYFVLAAQYESFLLPFAILLSLPIGILGSFFMLKAMGLANDVYAQIGLIMLVGLLGKNGVLIVEFAVQKRRQGSTILEAAIEGAKVRFRPILMTSFAFIAGLIPLVVAHGAGAIANKTIGGSAMGGMLMGTLIGVLIIPGLYYIFATMADGRGLIKGESDEPISEEFVRISEGESKTRQKLRELKQMIKKLTKKEEDDQK; from the coding sequence ATGTTCAGTAAGTTTATAAAAAGACCGGTATTGGCTATTGTCATATCGGTAATAATCGTTTTTGTGGGATTGCTTTCCATAAAGCAATTACCCATTTCACAGTTCCCAGATATTTCACCTACAACGGTGAATATCTTCATAGCCTACCCTGGCTCTAGTGCAGACGTTTTAGTAAAATCTACCCTTATTCCTCTAGAAACAGCTATTAACGGTGTTCAAGATATGCGTTACATTGCATCTGATGCCACTAGTGCAGGTGAAGGTACCATACGTATCATTTTTGAACCTGGCACAGATCCTGATCAAGCCGTGGTGAGGGTAAAAACAAGAGTAGATCAAGTGATGCCTTTATTGCCAGAATTGGTACAACGAGAAGGTGTAATTATCACTCCAGTTCAACCAAGTATGTTAATGTATGTTAACCTGTATAGTGACAATTCTGATGATCATGAATTGTTTTTATACAACTATGCATACACCAAAATGATTCCTGAAATTCAGCGAATAGATGGTATTGCAAGTGCCCAAATTTTAGGTAGCCGTAAATATGCCATGCGTGTTTGGTTAAAACCAGATCGTATGCGTGCTTATAACGTTTCTGCAGAAGAAATTCTAGAAGCTATGGAAGAGCAAAGTATTTTAGCCCGCCCTGGTAGAATAGGTCAAAGTTCTGGTAAAACATCGCAATCTTTAGAATATGTGCTCATGTATCAAGATAGATTTGATGAGCCACAACAGTATAAAGATATTATTCTTAAAGCCACTGCAGAAGGTGAAATATTAAAATTAGGTGATGTAGCAGATGTAGAATTAGGTAGTGAATTTTTTGACATCTATTCTAACCTAGATGGTAAACCATCTGCCTCTATTGTATTAAAACAAACTTTTGGCAGTAACGCCAGTGATGTAATTGAAGAAGTTAAAACAAAATTAGCTGAACTCAAAAAAGACCTGCCTACTGGTTTAGATTATAAAATTAGTTATGATGTTTCTAATTTCTTGAACGCATCAATAGAGCAGGTAATACATACATTAAGAGATGCTTTTATTCTGGTTGCCATTGTTGTATTTCTATTTTTAGGCGATTGGCGTTTTACGCTTATACCCATTATTGCGGTACCAGTATCCTTAATTGGTGCATTTTTTATTATGCAAATGTTCGGGTTATCCATTAACCTAATTACGTTGTTCGCCCTGGTGCTCGCCATTGGTATTGTGGTCGATGATGCCATTGTTGTGGTTGAAGCCGTACATGCTAAAATGGAAGAAACACATTTAGGACCGTATGAAGCTGTGAAACTTGTGGTAAACGAAATCGGTGGTGCTATTATCGCAATTACTCTTGTAATGGTATCGGTATTTATACCAATTGCCTTCATGTCAGGACCCGTTGGTGTATTCTATCGCCAATTTTCAATTACTATGGCTGGGTCTATCGTTTTATCTGCTATTGTAGCACTTACATTAACTCCGGTTTTATGCGCCATGATTCTCAAAAATAATCACGGTAAAGAGCGTAAAAAATCTCTTATAGATAAATTCATTGATTGGTTCAACAGAGGTTTTGAAAAACTAACTGGCAGATACACTAAGGTTTTGAACAAGATTGTTGCTAGAAGAGTACTGACTTTTGGTATTTTAGGTGCTTTCTGTGTTGGTATTTTCTTTACTAATAAAACATTGCCTGCCGGGTTTATACCTAATGAAGATCAAGGTATGATCTACGCTATCATACAGACTCCGCCAGGATCAACTTTAGAGCGCACCAACGACGTTGCTAGAAAACTACAGAAAATTTGTGAAGAAACTGAAGGTCTTGAATCTGTTTCGTCTTTAGCCGGTTATGAAATTATGACCGAAGGTCGTGGGTCTAATGCTGGTACGGTTTTGATTAACCTTAAATCCTGGGGCGATCGTCATCACTCGGTTCATGAAATAATGGAAGAGTTAGAGGAAGAAACAAAAGATCTCGGTGCCGTTATTGAATATTTTGAACCTCCTGCTGTACCTGGTTTTGGTTCTTCCGGCGGATTCTCTATGCGTCTTTTAGATAAAACCGATGGTACCGACTATCATGAATTTGAAAAAATCAACAATGATTTTATGGATGCCCTATCTAAACGTGATGAACTTACCGGTTTATTCACCTTCTATTCTGCTAACTATCCGCAGTACGAATTGAAAATAAACAATAAAATTGCCATGCAAAAAGGCGTTTCCATCAGTAAAGCAATGGAAAACCTGAATATTTTAATTGGTAGTACATACGAACAAGGTTTTATTCGTTTTGGTAGATTCTTTAAAGTTTATACCCAAGCTGCTCCAGAATACAGGGCATTACCTTCAGATTTGGAAAAACTGTTCGTTAAAAACGAAGAAGGCGAAATGGTACCATATTCTGCTTTCATGTCTATGGAAAAGAAATTGGGACCTAATGAAATTACTAGATACAATCTTTACAATTCTGCTTCAATTAGAGGTTTACCCGCAGAAGGGTTTACCAGTGGCGATGCAATTGCTGCAATTAATGAGGTTGCTGAGCAAACATTACCTAGAGGGTTTGACGTTGCCTGGGAAGGTTTATCCTATGATGAAGCGCAGAGAGGTAATGAATCTATTTACATCTTTCTAGTCGTATTAATCTTTGTGTATTTCGTTTTAGCTGCACAGTATGAAAGTTTTTTACTGCCGTTTGCTATACTTCTATCCTTGCCTATTGGTATTCTTGGCTCTTTCTTTATGCTAAAAGCAATGGGATTAGCAAATGATGTGTATGCTCAAATCGGACTAATAATGCTGGTAGGTCTTCTAGGTAAAAACGGGGTACTTATTGTAGAATTCGCCGTTCAAAAACGAAGACAAGGCAGCACTATTTTAGAAGCTGCTATTGAGGGTGCTAAAGTGAGATTTAGACCTATTTTAATGACATCTTTTGCCTTTATCGCAGGTCTTATTCCTTTGGTTGTAGCACATGGTGCCGGAGCAATCGCGAACAAAACCATTGGTGGATCTGCTATGGGCGGTATGCTTATGGGTACTTTAATTGGGGTACTTATTATACCAGGGCTATATTACATTTTTGCAACAATGGCAGATGGTCGCGGACTCATAAAAGGGGAATCTGACGAACCTATTTCTGAAGAATTTGTAAGAATAAGCGAAGGCGAAAGTAAAACACGCCAAAAACTTCGCGAATTAAAGCAAATGATTAAAAAACTAACCAAAAAAGAAGAAGATGATCAAAAATAA
- a CDS encoding TolC family protein — MIKNKKTIKHGKLLLVALINVGLFYSCVPTKDLKEVNTNMPSKYVDQATDSTNSAQLKWKDFFKDENLTKLIDTALTNNQELRIMMQQIDVAQNEVKARKGEYLPFITYGAGAEVEKVGEYTRNGAVEKNLEVKEGEEFPEPLTDYSAGLFATWELDVWKKLRNSKKAAALEYLSTIEGKNFMVTRLIAEIANSYYELIALDNQLAFIEQNLELQGNALKMVRLQKEAARATELAVKRFEAEVLKNQSHKFEVQQEIVEMENKLNFLIGRQPQSITRNSDGFIETEMDTIYAGLPSQLLLNRPDIKQAEYELEAAKLNIKVARANFYPTIGLKAGLGLQAFKPKYLTETPASLIYSAVGDIVGPLINRNAIKADYNTANSKQIQAVYEYEKAILSGYIEVVNQLSKMENLKQSYALKESQVKALTESIDLSTRLFQSARIEYIEVLLTQREALESKMELVETKKDQLMARVNVYQALGGGWN; from the coding sequence ATGATCAAAAATAAAAAAACCATAAAACATGGAAAACTACTTTTGGTGGCTCTTATTAACGTAGGTTTATTCTATTCTTGCGTACCTACTAAAGACTTGAAAGAGGTAAATACAAATATGCCATCAAAGTATGTTGATCAAGCAACAGATTCAACCAATAGTGCTCAATTAAAATGGAAGGATTTCTTTAAAGATGAAAACCTCACAAAACTGATTGATACAGCATTAACTAACAACCAAGAATTACGCATTATGATGCAGCAGATTGATGTTGCACAAAATGAGGTAAAAGCTAGAAAGGGAGAATATCTTCCTTTCATAACCTATGGTGCTGGTGCTGAAGTTGAAAAAGTAGGCGAGTATACTAGAAATGGTGCGGTAGAGAAAAATCTAGAGGTAAAGGAAGGCGAAGAATTCCCTGAACCCTTAACAGATTACTCAGCCGGACTTTTCGCTACTTGGGAGCTAGATGTGTGGAAAAAACTACGCAACTCTAAAAAAGCAGCCGCTCTAGAGTACCTATCTACCATTGAGGGTAAAAACTTTATGGTCACTAGATTAATTGCTGAAATTGCCAATTCTTATTATGAGCTTATCGCTTTAGACAATCAACTAGCATTTATAGAGCAAAACCTTGAACTGCAAGGCAATGCGTTAAAAATGGTTCGCTTACAGAAAGAAGCTGCAAGAGCTACAGAACTTGCAGTTAAGAGATTCGAGGCAGAGGTTTTAAAAAATCAAAGTCACAAATTTGAAGTACAACAAGAAATTGTTGAAATGGAAAACAAACTAAATTTCTTAATTGGACGTCAACCGCAATCTATTACTCGTAATTCTGATGGATTTATCGAAACTGAAATGGATACAATTTATGCCGGATTACCATCTCAACTTCTTTTGAACAGACCAGATATTAAACAAGCTGAATATGAATTAGAAGCTGCGAAACTTAATATTAAAGTAGCAAGAGCCAACTTTTACCCAACTATTGGATTGAAGGCAGGATTAGGACTTCAGGCATTTAAACCTAAGTACTTGACCGAAACCCCAGCTTCTTTAATATATAGTGCAGTTGGTGATATTGTTGGTCCATTAATCAATAGAAATGCGATTAAAGCTGATTATAACACCGCAAATTCTAAGCAAATACAAGCAGTGTATGAATACGAAAAAGCCATTTTAAGTGGATACATTGAGGTTGTAAACCAGTTGTCTAAAATGGAGAATCTTAAGCAGAGCTACGCCCTGAAGGAAAGCCAAGTAAAGGCATTGACAGAATCTATTGATTTGTCTACACGATTGTTTCAATCGGCAAGAATTGAATACATCGAAGTATTGCTAACACAACGTGAAGCCTTAGAATCTAAAATGGAATTGGTAGAAACGAAAAAAGACCAATTAATGGCCAGAGTAAATGTATATCAAGCCTTAGGTGGCGGATGGAACTAA
- the pyk gene encoding pyruvate kinase yields the protein MPTVKKTKIVATLGPATSKKEVLRSMIDAGVDVFRINFSHADYDDVKERVKMIRELNDEMDMYTSILADLQGPKLRVGVMAGDVVVSPGDEITFVTGEPFEGSAERVYMNYKEFPRDVKAGERILLDDGKLMFEVVTTNGNDEVLAKVIQGGPLKSKKGVNLPNTNISLPALTPKDIKDAEFAISLEVDWIALSFVRFSQDLIDLQNIINKHSDHKIPIIAKIEKPEAVENIDKIVAYCDGLMVARGDLGVEVPAHEVPLIQKQLVLKAKKARIPVIIATQMMETMITSLTPTRAEVNDVANSVMDGADAVMLSGETSVGNYPVQVIEKMASILESVEGSDLIHVPHDPPHIRTKRFITKSICYHAATMANDIKAKAISTLTNSGYTAFQISAWRPSAHILVFTSNKRILTQLNLLWGVKAFYYDKFVSTDDTVDDVNRIAFNKGYLQVGDMIISLAAMPIKDKGMVNTLRVSEIESGDI from the coding sequence ATGCCAACTGTAAAAAAGACGAAAATTGTAGCCACCTTAGGGCCTGCAACTAGCAAGAAAGAGGTACTCAGGAGCATGATTGATGCAGGAGTAGATGTATTCAGAATAAATTTTTCTCATGCCGATTACGATGATGTTAAAGAGCGTGTAAAAATGATCCGTGAGTTAAATGATGAAATGGATATGTACACATCTATTTTAGCAGATTTACAAGGACCTAAATTACGTGTAGGCGTAATGGCTGGTGACGTTGTAGTTAGCCCAGGTGATGAAATAACATTTGTAACTGGTGAGCCTTTTGAAGGTTCTGCAGAACGTGTTTACATGAATTACAAAGAATTTCCTAGAGATGTAAAAGCTGGGGAGCGTATTCTTTTAGATGATGGTAAATTAATGTTCGAGGTAGTAACAACCAATGGAAATGATGAAGTTTTAGCCAAGGTAATACAAGGTGGACCATTGAAATCTAAGAAGGGTGTTAACTTACCGAATACAAATATCTCTTTACCGGCACTTACCCCAAAAGATATCAAAGATGCAGAGTTCGCTATTTCTTTAGAGGTAGATTGGATTGCACTATCTTTTGTACGTTTTAGTCAAGATTTAATTGATTTACAGAACATCATCAATAAGCACTCTGATCATAAAATTCCGATCATTGCTAAAATTGAAAAGCCAGAGGCTGTTGAAAATATAGATAAGATTGTTGCTTATTGTGATGGTTTAATGGTTGCTCGTGGAGATTTAGGAGTAGAAGTTCCTGCTCATGAAGTACCATTAATTCAAAAGCAATTAGTTTTAAAAGCTAAGAAAGCTAGAATACCGGTAATTATTGCTACCCAAATGATGGAGACAATGATTACCAGCCTTACACCAACAAGAGCAGAAGTAAATGATGTAGCAAACTCTGTTATGGATGGTGCAGATGCAGTAATGTTATCTGGTGAAACTTCTGTTGGTAATTATCCAGTACAGGTTATTGAAAAAATGGCAAGTATTTTAGAAAGTGTTGAAGGTTCAGATTTAATACATGTACCGCATGATCCACCACATATTCGTACAAAGAGATTCATTACTAAATCTATTTGTTATCATGCAGCTACAATGGCCAATGATATTAAGGCAAAGGCAATTTCTACTTTAACGAATAGTGGGTATACTGCTTTTCAAATTTCTGCATGGAGACCAAGTGCACATATTCTTGTGTTTACATCAAACAAAAGAATACTTACACAGTTGAATCTATTGTGGGGTGTAAAAGCTTTTTACTATGATAAATTTGTCTCTACAGATGATACTGTAGATGATGTAAACCGTATAGCTTTCAATAAAGGATATTTGCAAGTAGGCGATATGATTATTAGCCTTGCCGCAATGCCTATTAAAGATAAGGGTATGGTAAATACATTAAGAGTTAGTGAAATAGAATCAGGCGATATTTAG